In Paracoccus sp. TOH, a single window of DNA contains:
- the grxC gene encoding glutaredoxin 3, which produces MAKVEIYTTPTCPYCTAAKSLLRKKGVAYEETDVSRDPQLRGAMTQRAGGRRTVPQIFIDGQHVGGSDDLHALEHRGKLDGLLGLTA; this is translated from the coding sequence ATGGCCAAGGTCGAGATCTATACCACCCCCACCTGCCCCTATTGCACCGCCGCCAAATCGCTGCTGCGCAAGAAGGGCGTCGCCTATGAGGAAACCGATGTCAGCCGCGACCCGCAGCTGCGCGGCGCCATGACCCAGCGCGCCGGCGGCCGCCGGACCGTGCCGCAGATCTTCATCGACGGCCAGCATGTCGGCGGCAGCGACGACCTGCATGCGCTGGAGCATCGGGGCAAGCTGGACGGGCTGCTGGGCCTGACGGCATGA
- a CDS encoding double zinc ribbon domain-containing protein, producing the protein MKGALRLIYPPQCLCCSAPVAEEGGLCAACWREAEFIQGTCCGRCGVPLPGGGPGDEADEAAGLLVCDDCLRVQRPWLRGRAALAYRGTGRKLALMLKHGDRLDLAPALGDWVARAALPLLRPDMVVVPVPVHPRRLLKRKYNQAEMLARRVARAHGLAHLPGGLRRLRHTPMQDHGSVGDRFANVADAIAVPARMAPRLQGRAVLLVDDVMASGATMAAAAEALRAAGTGPISVVVLARAVKDA; encoded by the coding sequence ATGAAAGGCGCATTGCGGCTGATCTACCCGCCGCAATGCCTGTGCTGCAGCGCGCCGGTCGCCGAGGAGGGCGGGCTGTGCGCCGCCTGCTGGCGCGAGGCGGAATTCATCCAGGGAACCTGCTGCGGGCGCTGCGGGGTGCCGCTGCCCGGCGGCGGACCAGGGGACGAGGCCGACGAGGCGGCGGGACTGCTGGTCTGCGACGACTGCCTGCGCGTCCAGCGGCCCTGGCTGCGCGGCCGCGCGGCGCTGGCCTATCGCGGCACCGGGCGCAAGCTGGCGCTGATGCTGAAACACGGCGACCGGCTGGACCTGGCGCCCGCCCTGGGCGATTGGGTGGCGCGGGCGGCGCTGCCGCTGCTGCGGCCGGACATGGTGGTGGTGCCGGTGCCGGTGCATCCGCGCCGGCTGCTGAAGCGGAAATACAACCAGGCCGAGATGCTGGCCCGGCGCGTCGCGCGCGCGCATGGGCTGGCGCATCTGCCGGGCGGGCTGCGGCGGCTGCGGCACACGCCGATGCAGGACCATGGCAGCGTCGGCGACCGTTTCGCCAATGTCGCGGATGCCATCGCCGTGCCGGCGCGCATGGCGCCGCGCCTGCAGGGCCGCGCGGTGCTGCTGGTCGATGACGTGATGGCCTCGGGGGCGACCATGGCGGCAGCGGCCGAGGCGTTGCGCGCCGCCGGAACGGGGCCGATCTCGGTGGTGGTTCTGGCGCGGGCGGTCAAGGATGCATAG
- a CDS encoding methyltransferase domain-containing protein — MMPDRSTPVPSLTDRGALERNRRRALHLGPVDFLHRIVADEIEDRLAEVNRRFSDIAVVTGLPEFWQKAMPGAKIVADAPRLDLQPGAHDLVIHAMALHWAEDPVGQLAQAARALRPDGLLIAACPGGRSLFELREVLTRAEAEVSGGLSPRVLPMGEIRDLGGLLPRVGLALPVADQITQVASYRSLFHLARDLRAMGEGNALAGRLRHPTRRDVLMRAAALYAGDHPDPQDGTRIRATFELVFLTGWAPDASQQKPLRPGSARMPLAEALSRTRKPE, encoded by the coding sequence ATGATGCCTGACCGTTCCACCCCCGTTCCCAGCCTTACCGACCGCGGTGCGCTCGAGCGGAACCGCCGCCGCGCCCTGCACCTTGGGCCGGTGGATTTCCTGCACCGAATCGTCGCCGACGAGATCGAGGATAGGCTGGCGGAGGTTAACAGGAGGTTTAGCGACATCGCCGTGGTGACGGGTCTGCCGGAGTTCTGGCAAAAGGCCATGCCCGGCGCGAAGATCGTCGCCGACGCGCCCCGGCTGGACCTGCAGCCCGGCGCGCATGACCTGGTGATCCATGCCATGGCGCTGCATTGGGCCGAGGATCCGGTGGGCCAGCTTGCGCAGGCGGCCCGGGCGCTGCGTCCCGACGGGTTGCTGATCGCCGCCTGTCCCGGCGGGCGCAGCCTCTTCGAGCTGCGCGAGGTGCTGACCCGCGCCGAGGCCGAGGTCTCGGGCGGCCTGTCGCCGCGCGTCCTGCCGATGGGCGAGATCCGCGATCTGGGCGGGTTGCTGCCGCGTGTCGGGCTGGCGCTGCCGGTCGCCGACCAGATCACCCAGGTCGCCAGCTATCGCAGCCTGTTCCACCTGGCCCGCGACCTGCGCGCCATGGGCGAGGGCAATGCGCTGGCCGGCCGGCTGCGCCATCCCACGCGGCGCGATGTCCTGATGCGCGCCGCCGCGCTTTATGCCGGGGATCACCCCGATCCGCAGGACGGCACGCGCATCCGGGCCACCTTCGAGCTGGTCTTCCTGACCGGCTGGGCGCCCGATGCCAGCCAGCAGAAACCGCTTCGCCCGGGCTCGGCTAGGATGCCGCTTGCCGAGGCCCTGTCCCGCACGAGAAAGCCCGAATGA
- the hemH gene encoding ferrochelatase yields MTLPEHAPASHPAMPPRKIGVLIANLGTPDATDYWSMRRYLSEFLSDKRVIDYPAWKWQPLLQTVILTKRPFTSGANYKTIWNNEANESPLMTITKDQVAALRDRVAALWGDRVMVDFCMRYGNPSTPDVVARMVKAGCDRILFLPLYPQYAGATTATANDQFFRALMAEKRQPAARTVPPYFDRPDYIAALAGSVERALGGRQPRKLVASYHGMPRRYLLEGDPYHCQCQKTSRLLRERLGWPEGVIDTTFQSVFGTEEWLRPYTVEHVAELAKQGITEIAVISPAFSADCIETLEEIQGEIREAFVHAGGREFTYIPCLNAEPAHIDVLASVIAENLAGWV; encoded by the coding sequence ATGACCCTTCCCGAGCACGCTCCCGCCAGCCATCCCGCGATGCCCCCTCGCAAGATCGGGGTGCTGATCGCCAATCTGGGCACGCCCGACGCGACCGATTACTGGTCGATGCGGCGCTACCTGTCCGAATTCCTGTCCGACAAGCGGGTGATCGACTATCCGGCCTGGAAATGGCAGCCGCTGCTGCAGACGGTCATCCTGACCAAGCGGCCCTTCACCTCGGGGGCGAATTACAAGACCATCTGGAACAACGAGGCGAACGAAAGCCCGCTGATGACCATCACCAAGGACCAGGTGGCGGCGCTGCGGGACCGGGTGGCGGCGCTGTGGGGCGACCGGGTGATGGTCGATTTCTGCATGCGCTACGGCAATCCCTCGACCCCCGACGTGGTCGCGCGGATGGTCAAGGCGGGTTGCGACCGCATCCTGTTCCTGCCGCTTTATCCGCAATATGCGGGTGCGACGACGGCGACGGCGAACGACCAGTTCTTCCGCGCGCTGATGGCGGAAAAGCGGCAGCCGGCCGCGCGCACCGTGCCGCCCTATTTCGACCGGCCGGACTATATCGCGGCGCTGGCCGGCTCGGTCGAGCGTGCGCTGGGCGGCCGCCAGCCCCGCAAGCTGGTCGCCAGCTATCACGGCATGCCCAGGCGCTATCTGCTGGAGGGCGACCCCTATCATTGCCAGTGCCAGAAGACCTCGCGCCTGCTGCGCGAGCGGCTGGGCTGGCCCGAGGGCGTGATCGACACCACCTTCCAGTCGGTCTTCGGCACCGAGGAATGGCTGCGCCCCTATACGGTCGAGCATGTGGCCGAGCTGGCGAAACAGGGCATCACCGAGATCGCGGTGATCTCGCCCGCCTTCTCGGCCGATTGCATCGAGACGCTGGAGGAGATCCAGGGCGAGATCCGCGAGGCCTTCGTCCATGCCGGCGGCAGGGAATTCACCTATATCCCCTGCCTGAACGCCGAGCCCGCGCATATCGACGTGCTGGCGTCGGTGATCGCCGAGAACCTGGCGGGCTGGGTCTGA